The segment CACGACGAGCCGCACTGAGCCTGACCGCGGGCTTCGGCATCGGTGCCGGTCTCGCCGCGGTACTCGCCCAGTGGGCTCCGTTCCCGGGGCAGGCTGCGTACCTGGTCAACATCGCTCTCGCCGTCGCGTCGTTCGCACTGATCCTCCGCACGCCGGAGACCAGCCGGTGCGCGACGGACGGTCGCCTGATCGACACGATGAGGATCCCGTCCGCCCTGAAGCCGCGCTTCTGGCTGCTGGTCGGTCCGGTGGCACCGTGGGTCTTCGGGGCCTGCGCCATGGCGTACGCGGTGGTCCCGGCACTGATGGTGCAACGCACGTCGAGCTGGGCGATCGTCTTCGCCGGTCTCTGCTGCGTCGCGGGTCTGGCCGCAGGCTTCTTCATCCAGACGCTCGGCAAGAAGATCGACCGGCCCGGCTCGGCCCGTGCGATCCTCGTCGCGCTGGCGCTGATCGCCGTGGGCATGGCGCTGGCGATCGGTGTCGCCGTCGCCCCGTCGATCCCGCTCGCGATCGTCGCCGCCATCGTCCTGGGCTGCGGCTACGGCATGGCGCTGATCGCCGGTCTGCTGGAGGTCCAGCGGCTGGCCGGACCCCACGACCTCGCCGGCCTGACCGCAGTCTTCTACACGCTGACCTACCTGGGCTTCGGGTCGCCGGCGGCGATGTCGTTCATCATGGCGCGTTTCCCGTCGATCACCCACACCGAACTGTTCGGCTTCGGCATCGCGATGACCGTGATCGGGGCGCTCGTCGTGGTCCTGGACAACCGCAGCCGGTTCGCGGGCCCCGGCACCCTGGCACCGGTCGAAACGGAAGTGGACCTGCGGGTCGACGAGCTGCAGCACACCTGAGTCGACGGATCCGCATGCGCGACGGGCCGGGATGACATGATTCGCGCATGCCTTCGACTCCCTTCCGCGATCGTCTGCGCGGCGTCGTCGCACGTCTGCCCGACGGGGTTGGACGGCACGTCCCGCTCGCGATCCGGATCGTGAAGGTGTTGGCGGCGGGCAACATCAGCGACCGGTCGATGACGCTCGCCGCGCAGGCGTTCACGTCGATCCTGCCGGTGCTCCTGCTGCTCACGACGATGCCGGGCTCCGGTGCGCTGGATCGGACCATCGCCATGTTCGACCTGTCCCAGGGGCTGGGCCCCACCGATTCACCCGGCACCTATGCGTCGTTCGGGGTGATCGGCGCTTTGATGACCCTGATCTCGGCGACGTCGATGGCCCGTGCCCTCGACCGGATGTACGTGGGGGTGTGGGGTGTCGACAGCGCCGGGCTCCGCGGCTGGTGGCGATGGGTGCTGGTGATCGCGGTGCTCGCGGTGGCGACCCTCGGGCAGGCGATGGTGGTGGTCGACTTCAACGAGTCCGACGGGCGCATCATCCTGAGTCTGGCGGAGACGTTCCTGATCTGGACGTGCGCGTGGACGGCGGTCCCGCGGATCCTGACGCGACGACAGCTCGGGCGCGCCGACCTCTGGTGGCTCGGCGCGGCGTCGGGCGCGGGCCTCACCGCGTTCATCGTCGTCACCGAGATCGGTTACGCGCGGGTGTTCGCGACGGCCCGCCACCAGTTCGGTGCGCTGGGAGTGGTGTTCGCTTCGATCGGCTGGCTGTTCGTCTTCACCGCCATCGTCGTCATCGTGACGCTGCTGGTCCAGGTGCTGCGAACTCCGGCCGCCGCCGATGCGGGCAGCGGTCAGGCTTCGGGGTAGCCGTTCGGATTCTGCGACTGCCAGCGCCAGGTGTCGACGCACATGTCGTCGATGTCGCGGGTGGTCTTCCACCCGAGTTCACGGTTGGCCTTCGACGGGTCGGCCCAGTAGGCGGCCAGGTCGCCGGCGCGGCGGGGCACCACCTCGTACGGGATCTCGCGGCCGCTGGCGCGCGCGAACGCCTGCACCACCTGCAGCACCGACACCGGGTCGCCGCTGCCGAGGTTCCAGACCGACAGCGCCTCGTCGGCCGCGGCGATCTTCTCCAGCGCCGCGACGTGGCCGGTCGCGAGGTCCTCCACGTGGATGTAGTCGCGGACGCCGGTCCCGTCGACGGTGTCGTAGTCGTCGCCGAACACCGCCAGCTTCTCGCGTCGCCCGACGGCAACCTGGGAGACGAAGGGCATCAGGTTGTTCGGCAGACCGCTCGGGTCCTCGCCGATACGACCGCTCGCGTGCGCGCCGACCGGATTGAAGTAGCGCAGGAGTGCGATCCGCCAGGAGTCGTCGGCGACGGCGAGATCGCGCAGCACCTGCTCCACCATCACCTTGGTCCAGCCGTACGGGTTGGTGGCCGACGTCGGCATGTCCTCGGTGCGCTCCAGCACCGGGTTCTCGCCGTACACGGTCGCGGACGAGGAGAACACGAACCGGCGCACCCCGTGCGCATCCATTGCGCGCAGGACGGAGAACGTGGTGTCGAGGTTGTTC is part of the Gordonia phthalatica genome and harbors:
- the galE gene encoding UDP-glucose 4-epimerase GalE, with amino-acid sequence MHVLVTGGAGYIGSHTVLQLIAAGHDVTIADDFSNAKPTVLPRLEELAGQPIKLHRIDLTDQTATDALFAAEDFDAVIHFAGFKAVGESVAKPLDYYQNNLDTTFSVLRAMDAHGVRRFVFSSSATVYGENPVLERTEDMPTSATNPYGWTKVMVEQVLRDLAVADDSWRIALLRYFNPVGAHASGRIGEDPSGLPNNLMPFVSQVAVGRREKLAVFGDDYDTVDGTGVRDYIHVEDLATGHVAALEKIAAADEALSVWNLGSGDPVSVLQVVQAFARASGREIPYEVVPRRAGDLAAYWADPSKANRELGWKTTRDIDDMCVDTWRWQSQNPNGYPEA
- a CDS encoding MFS transporter, whose protein sequence is MSTKGWAAVSLAVFTAAWGGNEFTPLLVMYRTASDMSAVVVNFLLFLYVLGIIPAMLIGGPLSDRYGRRALMLPSPVIAAVGSMLLAAGEHSVPLLAAGRILSGIALGLAMAVGGTWIKELSDRAGDPPSAGARRAALSLTAGFGIGAGLAAVLAQWAPFPGQAAYLVNIALAVASFALILRTPETSRCATDGRLIDTMRIPSALKPRFWLLVGPVAPWVFGACAMAYAVVPALMVQRTSSWAIVFAGLCCVAGLAAGFFIQTLGKKIDRPGSARAILVALALIAVGMALAIGVAVAPSIPLAIVAAIVLGCGYGMALIAGLLEVQRLAGPHDLAGLTAVFYTLTYLGFGSPAAMSFIMARFPSITHTELFGFGIAMTVIGALVVVLDNRSRFAGPGTLAPVETEVDLRVDELQHT